The Chanos chanos chromosome 3, fChaCha1.1, whole genome shotgun sequence genome segment tgtttaacaTGGACATTTGTCCACATATTTGCGTgacatttgattggttaaaggaattattttttcttcatcaattttttttaagtctttgaCAAGCCACATACAAACTGGAAACAAAAACTGCAGTTTTAACTGAGCAAAAATTATTGGGTTATTTCCGTAATATATTAAATTGCtaggaataagaaaaaaatattgtgacTATGACATTGTTTGAGATCATGACAAGACAGCCATCTAAGataaattattttgaaatatcactacagcactgtcttAGACCAAAATTTCATGACCTTTGTTAGAAAGTTCTCTTTCATGACTGAGGTTCACACTACAGCACTGCCTTAGACCAAAATTTCATGACCTTTGTTAGAAAGTTCTCTTTCATGACTGAGGTTCTCATGGGCACATTGTTGTGAACCTGCTTTGACTAATCTCCTCTCCTATTACTTAGAATACCCTACAAAAATATGTCCGTGGAGAATGCTGCCACTTTCATCAGCAGAATCTCTTACTGGTGGTTCAATAGGTAATACGATGCTAGGAACATACTGTATGTCAAGATATTTTGACTTTGCTGATATCTTTAGCAGTGCATTGGATTTCTCCATGATTATTAAAGTGGTCTTTGTGAATTACTGCAGGCTGCTGCAGCTGGCTAACCTGAGTAAAGTCCGTGTCAAGCGCTCTGCTCACAGTCTGCACTCCACTTTTGAGAAACAGTGGCAGGACCAGCAGAATCACTATGAGGTAaaatgtgctaaaaaaaaattaacatgttCAAATCAAATGTGATTTACCGCTGTTCATATCACGCCGGACATGCGTTTACAGAAATCGCACAGGCACGAAGGTCAAAGATCAGAAAAGGACGCCCTGTTGTTCCCTGGCCCCGCCGGACCTGACGCCTCGCTATTGTGCTCCATCTTGCTCACCTTTCATCCAACCTTGCTAACAGTCACGCTGCTGAGACTGTCATCTGATCTGCTAAGCCTCATGTTTCCTATAATAACCAGGTAGGACTGGGTTCATTAGAGGACACTGCCAAAATATTGACCAAAGAGTAAAAATGGACCTATTGTTTTCTGTAAGCGATTTGAGTATTTGCTCCTCATCACAGATGGGCCATCTTGTTCTATGAAGGCCAGCCAGTGTTGGACTGGGAAGGGTACACCTATGCTTTGGCATTACTGGGGGCACTTTGCTGTCATGCTGTTTTTCAACAGCTGCATGAGAGACACAGCAAAATGACTGTGGCCAAAGCCCAGGCCGCGCTCTCTGCTGCCCTCCACAGGAAGGTAAGAGTCACTGACTTTCTTGTTACCTTAACTGACAGATTTATGTCAATGGGAAGTTAAACCTTCATACAGACATTAAATATAGAAAATCAGAGTTCGTTCTGGCTttgctttaaaaacaatgtCTCTGTCTCGCTGAATGAATAGAGTCTTAGTCAAGGCCTTTTGCACAGCTGTAGGATCATCCTGACAATTTATGCATGCATGATGAAATTTACATTTCTATGCTTCGGAACACTGTTCTACTTTATGCTAATGTCCTGATATGCTGGAATTAATCCCCTTCCTTTCTTTcgtttctctttactcttccctttctttcctcAACTTTCTGTCATTtggtccttcttttttttttatctccagtTTGTGCCTCAGTATGGGCTCTCAGAGAATCTGTCTCCTCCTGCTGCTGTGATCTCCCTGCTGGCAGAGGATATCAGGAGGGTGTCAGAGCTGGTCTCAACCTTGCCCCAGATCCCGTTCTCTCCTGCGATGGCAGTGCTTTATCTGGCTTGTCTGTGGAGAGAATTGGGACCTGCCATGCTTGTAGGAGTCACTCTGCtgttatttgtcatttttgccAGCTCAGCAGTACAGCGCAGGGTCCAACTACTCCAGGTCAAtggcaattttgtgtgtgtgtgtgtgtgtgtgtgtgtgtgtgtgtgcctgtgtgtgtgtgcctgtgtgtgtgtgcctgtgtgtgtgtgtgtgtgtgtgtgtgtttgtgtgtggctgtggttgtgtgagtatgtatctgtctgtgtgtgtgtgtgtatgcatgtgtgcatttgtgtgtgtgtatgtgtgtgtgtgggtgtgtatacgggtgtatgtgtgtgtgcacttcaaAATGAAATAGAATCAAAATTAAGTGAAAGATAATACTTAAACCCACTCCTCTGTCGTAATGAAATAACAAAGATAGTCATGATATTTGCTTTTTTATGTTTGCAGTTTACTTTGTTGGTGCATGATGCATATATCTATAGTTTTAAATACAGAGTTCCCATTCAGTGAAAGACTAGTCTTTATTCTCGTTTAATAACGTCATGCTTTATGTAATTGTATTGTTTCAGAGGACTCAGATGGAAGTGAGGGAAGAGAGTGGAAAACTTCACAAGGAAATGCTGCGTGAGATCAAGGTTTTCCACTCTGATTTTACCTCCATGATTTATCACTTTTCATTTAGTGTCCATACGTagcctgtctgtgtctataGGTTTATTTACATTATATCTTACTGCTACTGCTTATCCTCCTTATGGCCTCTGTGGTGATATTACTTTCCCCTGGTCGTCCCCATTATCATATATCCAGCATTGCTTCCTTTAATCTGCTCGGATTGACCCACAACTCATAGCCGATTTCCAGGTCAGGGTTACTCTAGATCACAATAAAAGGTAGAATAGCAGAACAACATAATTGAATAGGACAGAaacttatgaaaaaaaatgattgataaATGGTTTCTGCCTAATTTGTTTAGTAGTACATAGTTGCATTTCTCACAGTAGAATTTGCATGCCCCTCTTTAACTTTCATCGCAGTTCctctaatgtttttctctttgctggTTTAGATGCTGAAGTTCCTGGTGTGGGAGCCATGGCTTCAGCTCAGATTGACTGATGCAAGGGAGAGGGAGCTGGAGGTGCTAAGAATTCTGGGATACCTGACTGCCTTCTTGATGCTGGACCGTATTTGTGTGCCCTTCCTAGTGAGTTCAATGACCAGCCATAAACCAGAAATTACTCCTCTTTATTAAACAGTATTCCAGGAATATGTTTTAAATACCGTCATATCCAATTGGGTCTCAAAGATCAAAGTGGCTTCTCTTTAACTTTGACTCAAAAGCTCTTTTGTGTGAGTAAGACTATATTTAATAGGCAAATTCCACACAAAGCTCTGAGATTAAATGAAACCCAAGAACGTGATAGAATGCAACCTTTGCGTGAGTAACTGATGAccttttggtgttttttgttgttttgttttttatttgttttccatttgtatAACTCAGATGCTTTCTCAGGGTAGCTGACAGTTTTCTGATCTTTATTTAGTGCCTTATTGTTGTTTGCGTTTGTCTTCATGACAGAGACGTATTATGTTGTCTTTGCACAGGTGTCTCTTTTCAgtcttgctgtgtttgtgcttgtggaTGACGGAAATGTTCTCACAGTCGCTCAGGTGTTTACCTCACTCTGCCTGTTCAAACTGTTGCGCCCCCTTCTGGCAGATCTGACtgctttcccctctcttttaACACAGGTAACAAACACGTATGTATATGAACATACTTATGCACCCTGTATACGCGTTTATTCTATCAAATCTGCATTGCAAAcgatgtatgtatgtttattatgAAAAGCATATTACTCATTTTTGGTATGAGATAGATACGATATGATTCTTTAAATACTGTAACAgataatatcttttttttttgtcaccaaGGTTAGACAGTCTCTCTGTCGTTTGGAAGATTTCTTTCTCACTGAGGATCTAGATCCAGATGAAATTGACCCAGGCATCACTGAAAGTAAAGCTTTGCTTATTTATCTTCTGAGAAGCTACGtaaatcatttttctgtcagtaCACACATACTTGTTACATGTTTATTAGTGAGAttcactttctctcaccctcattTAGAAGACTTGACTTCCTGCATCTTTTCTGAGCAGCATGTTTGGTAAGTGTACATATGCAAGTATGCatgtgattgagtgtgtgtgtgtgtgtgtgtgtttgtgtgtgtgtgtgtgtgtgtgtgtgcgtgtgtgattgcGCGcaggtgcgtgtgcgtgtgcgtgtgtgtgtgtgtctgtgtttgtgtgcgtgtgcgtgtgtgtgtgtgtctgtgcgtgtgtgtgtgtgtgcgtgtgcgtgtgcgtgtgcgtgtgtgtgtgtctgtgtgtctgtctgtgtgtgtgtgtgtctgtgcgtgtgtgtgtgtgtgtatgtgcatgtgtgtatgtgcacgcatGATTTGTCTTTCCTGGCATATATTCCTATCACGCAACCACATAAGACTCATAAACCAATATAGTCAACAtaatctgtgttgtttgttgtaagtgagtgtgtggagtttgtCTTATTGGACAGAGAGCTGGGTTATACCCTGTGATAGACTTATCTAAGGGTCAGGAGTCATGGCATGCTGTGGGAAGTAAACAGTGCATCATCACAATAGCTTTAATCCCAAACATAAAATCATTCATTCTTCTAAGAGCATTAGCTGACATTTTGGCTTTTAATTTCCCTTTGATCTTCTGATGAGAATGTGTCATGATATGACCATacagtcagcacacacacacagacacacacacacaaacacacacacacacacacacacacacatacatatactacatacatacacacgcatgcagataGACCCTGTCGTACACATCTCATGTGTACCGTTATCTCATGTATATCTTTCACTCATttgaaaacatacacaccacataGAACATTAACAGATGTAAAATGATTTCAAGTCTGTTTTTATCCCGCTGTTGCCCAGGGATAATAAGAAGAAAgccagtgaaatgaaaatggacaCAGAACACCCCACCACATATCAGGTGATTATTAATAAGTACTCGAGTATAATGAGCTCAGAAACACCTGTCAACAATAATAACTAGATTGTTACGTTACATTGCATTGCCATAACCAGATCTGAGGGCAGATCTCCTCTCCTGCAGGGCAGTGGAGTGGCATTGAGGCACTATCTGCAGGCCTTTGGCTGGCACTGGGTCTTATTGCTCCTGTTGGTCCAGACGGGCGTTTTTATGGTGTGCGTGGCCGGGGACTGGCTGCTGAGCGTGTGGATGGGTGAAGCCAAGGAGGTGCAAGGTCTGGAAGAGTGGAGAGAGCTCAGATGCTCCCGTCTGTCCGTCTATGCTGTGCTTGGCCTCTTACAGGGTACGGCTTTATAGGAGAGGGACATTTCTTTGGGCTGGGATGTAGAACCTGTGCTTGGTCTTACCTGTGCTGGGTCTGTGTTTCAGCTGTGCTGGTGTGCTGCGCAGCTTTCTGCCTGACCCGTGGCTCACTCAGGGCATCTGCCTCTCTGCACGCACAGTTGCTGGATAATGTTCTCCACCTTCCTCTTACTGTCTTCTACAAGACTGATCCAACATTTCTGCTTCACAGCTTAACTGAGGTCAGGGATCTCAACAGGCTTTATCTTCTTCGAGTAAACTGTACCGAGTTTGACTGACTCTTTCAAAGCactcttcattcattttgatttgtatGATGAGATATATTTGATATTAGGCATATGAGGTTTACATTGTTttccactgtgtctgtttttgtatttatgtcCAGGATATGTACACTGTTGATGAGTGGCTccccacacacttacacacctgGGTGAGCTGTCTGCTGGAGGTGATTGGCATTATGCTGCTGATTACGTTCATCATCCCAGTCATCAGTCTGGCAGTGTGTCCTGtgaccctcctcttcctcgttaTGAAGGTATACTGATTCCTGAATCCTTGTCTTAAAATGTAACTAAAATAAAAACGAATAAATCTGTACGTTCTGTGTTATGTTTgcgtccttttcttttttccccgccctctctgtctctttctttctctctttcactctctccgtctctctctcgctctctctctctctctttctttttccctcaatAGCCTCTTTCCTCTCCGACAGTCTCACTACACATCTGTATTGAGACGAAAGCAGCTGTATGAAGCTCAAATGTGGTCTTTCAGTAATTGTGTCTCGTATCTGTgttaaacagagtaaagaagGTCAAGAGTTCTACCTCAGACGCCATCTCAAATCCCTGCAGCAGCACCTGCTTTTCCACTTCAACGGCATCACCTTTGACAGGTCAGAGACCAGAGTCTCCCCAGACACTTACTACACATGGACAGATGCGGTGCAGTCTGAAGTATGTACTCTAGAGGGCGACATTACCCAAATATGGTCCAGTTCATGCTGTGTTGAAGCGCTGTCGTAAGCAAATCAGTGAAAAATCACTGCGTCACATTTTTGCAACATTTGACTATTATTTACATGACCCAGAGGTATCACTCTGAGCAGTTAGTGTAACTGTGCATGCAGGTGGGCTGCTTTACAGTCAGAAGTGGTCAGTGGAATTTTTCTGCTCCTGGTCACTCTTTTCCTGCTGGGAAGCCAGAGGTCATCGGACTCTGGAACCGTAGCTCTGGCCCTAGTGTACTCACTGAACGTGAGTATCTCATCTACATATATCTTAATTTGGGCGACAGATTCAATTTATGAGAGACATGATGCGTCGTGGTTATGATTACAGATGAGAGGGGCTTTGCATCACTTCACCCACACATGCAGTGACCTCAGAAAAGACGCTCTGAGCATCCAGAGAATCAGTCAGTATGCCCACATGGGAAAAGAGGTACGACATCACTGCTGTCCTTTTAGAAAGGCATCACCTTTAGGCACAAACAGAGAAGCATCAAATGAGTTTCAAGTCTTTTTGGAGGAACTTTGGGAGGTTACTGAGTTCTTCAGAAGTACTCATCAACTTCTCTGGAAAACAATGAAGGATTAGCTGAAATGCTTTCGTCATGAATCGAGAAAAGGTTTGCATGCATCGCTCTGTGACATAACGTGGGGCTCTAAACGTTATGAATCGTTCTGTTTACAGGGAAGTCATGTTTACTACATCTGATTAAATAAATGGTTACTGTCAGATTAACCCTGTTGACCGACTGACTTTGAAGTTGGAAGAAATCCGTTTAACTGCTTTATTCTCTAGGCTCCGTGGACACttactcacagacagacaccgcCACCCAGTTGGCCAGAGCAGGGCGAGATTGAGTTCAGACAGTATGAGACTGAGCCCTGTACTCCCCTGGCCCCTGCTTTTAGGGGACTGACCTTCTGTATCTCAAAGGGGGAgaaggtaggtgtgtgtgtgtgtgtgtgtgtgtgtgtgtgtgtgtgtgtgtgtgtgtgtgtgtgtgtgagtgtgcatatgtgtttctgtagaaGACAGAAGGTGACAGTTCAGTGGAAGGGAGTCCTTACCtcctatttctgtctctgtgtaggTGGGTGTAGTGAGTAGAAACAGGGCAGAGACTGAAGGATTGGTTAGCTGTCTGTTCAGGGCGGTGGAAGCCAGCGCTGGGATCATTCTCATCGACGGGCTGGACGTAGCCAGCGTTGGACCGCGAGACCTCCGCTGTCACCTCCAGCTCATCCCTCAGGTGAGTGGAGGGACAAGGTCCATCATTTACACATGTGAGAAAACAGTTCATGTGCTTAGAGATTAAAGACGAGCGGCATTTTGCACACCAGGGAACACTGACTCGCCAAAGGACCGCAGGTTCAGATGTCTTTGCTTCTCCTCCAGGCTCTACCTTTTTATTCTGAAGGTGCTGCCcatgctctccctctcctctacCGTCACACAGCACCTTTAGGAACGAACAGTGACACTTCTGCAGTTAAAGcaatgtgtgagaaaaaaatcaaatgaaataaaggagAGGCCTGTCGCCAGGTGACGGGGCTGATACAAAGCAGGGCGTGGTGTAAAGAAATATCTCGAGTGAAGATATCGAGCCCTTAATTCGCAGGGTGGAGATTTCTACCATTCaagggtcatttttttttgtcccctgttgacagggtttttttttttttttaatccctcttATCTGTTCAGAGCCCAGTACTGTTGTCTGATTCACTGAGGGCTAATCTGGATCCACTGGGCCAGTACACGGATGCACAGCTGTGGCGGGCTCTGGAGCTCTCTCTCCTGAAGGAGCGGGTACGACTGCTCCCAAATCAGCTTCTGCATCCAGTCCAGGAGGGTGGAGCCTCTCTTAGGTACAGTTGTTAAACTGGTAGATACACTTTCTATGACAAAGAACTAAACTTACTTTAAGCATTTTGTTGACaaatttgttttgcattgtgtaGTGTTATGCTATCTAAATGTGATCTTGTATGTTCATTGTTAATTTAATGTTAATAGTCTCTTGTATGAAAATTGTTTGCTCATTGTTTTCAATTGTACAGTATCAGTGTAAAGTAAATAGTTGgttgtgaaattaaaataatttaaaaaaaatggttctCTTAGCCCTGGGCAGAGGAGACAATTGTGCTTGGCCCGTGCAATGCTGGGGAGAACCAGGGTTTTGCTGGTGGAAGATTCCTTGCCATCagtggacacagagacagagcaccTGCTTCAGCAGGTGATTGAAAGAGAGTTCACCAACTGCACAGTGCTGATGATGAGCCAAAACCCACACAAAgtcatgcacacagacaggtgaGTGCCATTAGGCAAAGATACACCATGTTCTCTAGTCTCACTGACTCATTATATTGTTCTAGCTTGTTCCAGCATCTGACTGTCTTACCCTGCCCTCCAGGGTTCTGGTTTTGGATGAAGGCCACATTGTGGAATTTGACACTCCCACTAACCTTCTCCAGGAGGGGGTGTGGTTCACTCAGCTGGCCAAGGATATACAGACACAAGACTGTATCAAACAGGTCAATAAATGATTCGTCCAATGCTGAAGAAATTCAGTCATGCCACCGGCTGGCTTTTGATAGACCTGCTGGTGAAAAAGTGTCAGGACAAAGTCTTAGTGGCAgagttttgtctctgtttgatATTGAGGTTGAGTATACCCTACCCATTAAATCTTTGTAGACAAACTGACTGCTTGCCAATAAGAGGAGGCTTCACCACTAAACACAACTACAGACTGATGTGTTTCAACAGAATGCTACTTAGATCTCgccatttttattttgcaaaaaCTACAAAACCGAAGAAACGACTGACAAAAGAATAATGATCATCAGTGGCCTTTCACGTTTCAGGTGTTCAAACTGCCATTGGGACAAAAGATTTTAAcgtgtgtttttaattgtagTTTGGAAAGAGAAAACTGCCAAATCATTATTCTTTGCAAAACCTCCTTACCAAGGAGGACACTTTGATGAAGCTGAGTTTTGCATAAGTGTACCCAAAATGTTAGTAAATAGCTGTAATGTTTTATGTTAACAAAACCTTTGCGGGCATTTCTCTCTTACTTAATTGAAAGgtaacagagaaaagcaaatattattcgtaaaatgtaaaaaaggaAAGGTGTCCCTGAATTTTTAATGGGTAGTATATATTTTCTCTTATTGCATGAGGTTCAGGGGAGTCATTTTGACTTTGGTGACATATCACTGCTGAGGATACTGTAATCATTAGCCCTAAAACTGATATATGCCAGAGGAAAGAGGCTTCATTCAGGAGTCTATGAGAGAGACTTTAAAAACCTCGGCCCAGAAATCTAATGCACATCACAATATATACCTATAACCGGTCAGCTAAGTGTGGAACACTTAGGTATTTGCAGCTAAACTAGTGCATTATTGCAATGCCTAACATTACTGTCCCTGTACTTCCtcttcattttaacacaaattcACAATAAAATGAACACAAGTCACGGCATCAAGTAGGCCCAAAAACTAAACAAAGCgcattcacaaaaaaagatgCACTACAAAACGCTTGCTgtatctcctctttctctctctctctctctctctctctctctctctctctctctctctcacatatacacatactcacttGAACTGACACATTTTTCTGTAGTCCAGTTTACTGTACCTCATAAATCTTTTTGATTGAGTAGGGCAGCTAAAGATTggatatatttttatataatatGTTTTACTATGAAGGGGAAGGACTCTCATCTAGTCTTCCATTTCAGATGATCTGTCATGAACTATTTAAGGCTTTGTCGGTGCTAACTGAATCTCAGTTTTGGAATTCTAATCCCTGCAGTTTAATActtcacactataatacactcTTATACATCTCACAAGACCACAAACATATGATAACACACTCATCGCATGCAGTAGGCACAGGACATTGTTGAACatcttttattgttgtttaacTAAAGATCTTTTCATTTTGCTCCTCTGCCTCTTGACCTCAAATGTATTGTTGTTTTCAAGCTGTTGTCAGTCATGTTGTCAGTATGTCGTTGGAGCAGGCTCTTAAGACATATCCTCATTCTATGCATTTCCACTTTTTCACTTACAACATTTATGCAGATATTGGTCAGTTACTGTTGAATGTCAGTCAATGTTAAATGCAGTGTGAATCTCGTCGGTTTGATTTTTTTCGCAACAAATGTTTTGCAACATAGGTGTTTCCATAGGTTCCTTTCTTTACAACTGAAAAGAACCCTCTGCCTCCAACTGATTTTTATTATGTAATGATTGCATTATTTTGCTCTTTTCTGATTtttgcttcagaaaaaaacaagatcgagtgtgtgtgtgtgtgtgtatgtgtgtgtgtgtgtgtgagtgtgtgactgtgtgtgtgtgtgagtgtgtgtgcgcgtgtgagtgtgtgtgtgagtgtgtgtgtgtgtgtgtgtgtgtgtgcgtgtgtgtgcgtgtgtgtgtgtgttctgtgtgtgtgtttgtcttttaagCTTGGATCAGCCTTTGCAACTGTCAATGGCTGATTTGGAAATCTCCCTTAACGAACATTTAGACATTAAAGCTTCCCCCAaaatgcacacaagcacaattaaatgcacgtgcacacacacacacacacatacacacacacacacacaaggatttTACGGTATTGCATGGAGATCTTGTATCATATGACTTTACTGACAGCAACATTAAGCATTGCAACATAAGAGTCCATTATGTCCTATAAATGAGACAAATGCACAGTTAAACTTCATTCTGAATGTCTGGCATAGCACGTTAGACAGAGTAGTTCTGCAGTATACTGTAATAACAGGTTATCACCATGAGATTCCTCCCGCTGACCAcggtgttgttggtgttgctgcCCGTGTGCGGAGCCCGCAGGATGGGGCGCTGTGAAGTGGCCCGTGCCTTTAGGGCCCAGGGACTTGACGGATTTGAAGGATTCAGCCTTGGCAACTGTAGGTACACCACTGATTTTACGGATTCCGCTGATAATATATATCTTATGACACTTCACGTGCACGTGTTCGTGTGTTAATGAAACAGAATGCCTTTCACGGTTCTGTGGTCTTGTGGCCACTGGTTTAgcgttggggtgtgtgtgttctattcTCTACTGTTGTTTACCGCTGTATTCCACGTCATCGAGAACTGACTTTCTCCCCTGCTTAACCA includes the following:
- the abcc13 gene encoding canalicular multispecific organic anion transporter 2, which encodes MSVENAATFISRISYWWFNRLLQLANLSKVRVKRSAHSLHSTFEKQWQDQQNHYEKSHRHEGQRSEKDALLFPGPAGPDASLLCSILLTFHPTLLTVTLLRLSSDLLSLMFPIITRWAILFYEGQPVLDWEGYTYALALLGALCCHAVFQQLHERHSKMTVAKAQAALSAALHRKFVPQYGLSENLSPPAAVISLLAEDIRRVSELVSTLPQIPFSPAMAVLYLACLWRELGPAMLVGVTLLLFVIFASSAVQRRVQLLQRTQMEVREESGKLHKEMLREIKMLKFLVWEPWLQLRLTDARERELEVLRILGYLTAFLMLDRICVPFLVSLFSLAVFVLVDDGNVLTVAQVFTSLCLFKLLRPLLADLTAFPSLLTQGSGVALRHYLQAFGWHWVLLLLLVQTGVFMVCVAGDWLLSVWMGEAKEVQGLEEWRELRCSRLSVYAVLGLLQAVLVCCAAFCLTRGSLRASASLHAQLLDNVLHLPLTVFYKTDPTFLLHSLTEDMYTVDEWLPTHLHTWVSCLLEVIGIMLLITFIIPVISLAVCPVTLLFLVMKSKEGQEFYLRRHLKSLQQHLLFHFNGITFDRWAALQSEVVSGIFLLLVTLFLLGSQRSSDSGTVALALVYSLNMRGALHHFTHTCSDLRKDALSIQRISQYAHMGKEAPWTLTHRQTPPPSWPEQGEIEFRQYETEPCTPLAPAFRGLTFCISKGEKVGVVSRNRAETEGLVSCLFRAVEASAGIILIDGLDVASVGPRDLRCHLQLIPQSPVLLSDSLRANLDPLGQYTDAQLWRALELSLLKERVRLLPNQLLHPVQEGGASLSPGQRRQLCLARAMLGRTRVLLVEDSLPSVDTETEHLLQQVIEREFTNCTVLMMSQNPHKVMHTDRVLVLDEGHIVEFDTPTNLLQEGVWFTQLAKDIQTQDCIKQVNK